A DNA window from Daucus carota subsp. sativus chromosome 3, DH1 v3.0, whole genome shotgun sequence contains the following coding sequences:
- the LOC108213676 gene encoding F-box protein FBW2, whose translation MEKGCNVRCWDELLPDALGLIFDKLSLQEVLTVVPRVCKSWGRAVMGPYCWQQIDIEEWSRYQPPENIDRMLQMLIRRSCGSLRKLCVTGLSTDRMYSFISVHAKTLRTLRIPRSTISDSMMKQVAGKFSSITYLDLSYCIHIGAPGLEVIGKHCQFLSKLRRIMHPLEVIGKISQDDEALAIAATMPQLEHLEIAYLLVSTYSVVEILTNCRLLKLLDVRGCWNVSLDTKLVHNFPGLEVVGPLVVDHSPDVSSWEGCSDYSTCSGYLAWNFVAGDADNYRDGISEDEHSIDNVEMWFYNGLDAQDAGFDWPQSP comes from the exons ATGGAAAAAGGATGCAATGTGAGATGTTGGGATGAACTATTACCTGATGCACTTGGCCTTATATTCGATAAACTTTCCCTTCAGGAAGTGCTCACTGTTGTCCCAAGGGTGTGCAAATCATGGGGAAGAGCAGTCATGGGGCCTTATTGCTGGCAACAAATAGATATTGAAGAATGGAGTCGATATCAGCCGCCTGAAAACATTGACAGAATGCTTCAAATGCTTATCAGACGTAGCTGTGGTTCACTCCGCAAACTCTGTGTTACTGGCCTCTCCACTGATCGAATGTATAGCTTCATTTCAGTCCA TGCCAAGACTCTTCGGACTTTACGCATCCCAAGAAGTACGATAAGTGACTCCATGATGAAACAAGTTGCTGGGAAGTTCTCTTCAATCACCTACTTGGATTTGAGTTACTGCATTCATATTGGAGCCCCGGGTCTAGAGGTTATCGGAAAGCACTGTCAGTTTCTCAGTAAATTGCGCAGAATAATGCACCCACTGGAGGTAATAGGAAAGATCTCCCAAGACGATGAGGCTCTTGCCATAGCTGCCACGATGCCTCAACTCGAGCACCTTGAGATCGCCTATCTGCTTGTCAGTACTTATAGTGTAGTCGAGATACTAACAAACTGTAGGCTGCTCAAACTACTGGATGTTCGAGGATGTTGGAATGTCAGTCTTGACACGAAACTTGTTCATAACTTCCCTGGACTAGAGGTTGTTGGACCCCTTGTCGTCGATCACAGTCCTGACGTAAGTAGTTGGGAAGGTTGCTCTGATTACTCTACTTGTTCTGGATATCTGGCATGGAATTTTGTTGCTGGTGACGCGGATAATTACAGGGATGGGATTTCAGAAGATGAACATAGTATTGATAATGTGGAAATGTGGTTTTACAATGGTCTTGATGCCCAGGATGCTGGATTTGATTGGCCGCAATCCCCTTGA